A segment of the Paramisgurnus dabryanus chromosome 5, PD_genome_1.1, whole genome shotgun sequence genome:
ATGGGAACATGCCAGGATGGCGCCATACCTACAAACAACACGACAGATCTCAAGAAGCTCAATATTCAGGGTAAAAAAGAAGCTCAAACCCattattacagtaaaataaatGGGATAAGCCCTTAAATAGGATTTATGTGACTGTTCCAAAATATTACTATAACCATACAAACCTTTAGCTTCTTTCCTTCTAGATCCATCTTAAGCAGAGAGTCTCCAAAAAAGTGTCCAAAGCCACAGGCGTAGAAGTACCGATATGGTCGAGCATTGTAGTAAGTGTAGTTTATCTGTGGGAACTCAAGACTACCATACTGCAACAGGTCATCACTGTAAAGGTCTTCATGAGTGAGGAACACCTGTTATTATCAAAAGAAAGAGTTTAAACTATTATTCAATAAAAAATGCTGTATTATAGTATTTGacatgcaaatgtatgttaTCTAGCTTACGTACTCCAGTTTCAGTCTTTACAGCAGTTGCTGTAGTGTTCTGTAAAGTGATGAGATTCTGGTCGTTAGGATCATTTTCCTTTACGTCCAGTGGCAGCACATATCGGCGTGGTAAGTTTGTTGTACACAAAGAGTTATAGAGCTAGAGAAACGAAAAGATACACATTGCATCAAAAAACTGGATGATGCACAGTAATGATGAAACTATATTTGAGCAAAAGTCTTACAAAATACCGTATCAAGTTTCTCGCCACATTCCTGACTCAGGTTCTCCATTGTTAAGTCACCAATCACACTGCCATCATCTCCACAGCACATGTCCATAATCAAATATCCATTAGCCTCATATGCATTAATCTGGTGGAGGGTAAACATCGCACTGCAGTAATATTTTGTCTTGGTGAGCTGCAGAATGAAACATGCATGGATGAATATAGGAGGTGAAGCAATAGGATGCGTCAATTAAAGTGCTCACATTTATAGCATAAATCACGTGCCTGGCCGGTGTGTCGGTTTACCACATGGAAGATAGTCTCTAGTTCTGGGTTCCAGGACATGAGCTTATTAAAACTCTTTCCAGCAATTCTATACAGCATAAATTTCAGCAGTTCTAGCTTGATTGGCTGCTCAATGAAGACAATGTAATTCTCAGACATGGCTGCAGAGAAAAGTACAATAAACAGAAAATAAGCTtcaaaattaacaaaaacaagTGTTTGGAGAAAAAACATTTCTTGTTATTTGCTTGTTAGTGAATAGATTATAGTACACTGTATCATACAAGATACAGTGTGAGATTTCATGTCAACATAATATGCTTAAGAATTCTTTAAGATTAAAGACATAAAAGTCTGAAAAAGCACAGTTTCAAAAAAGCCCCTCATCTAAAAAACGAAATATAGCAAACAAATAAACTTTACCAAAACTGTGGTAGTAAGATGGTTTTCTGGGGTCAGAAGCTGGAATCGAGCAAAGAATCTCAGCACCAGACAGATCAGCCTCATCATTCTGTCCCACACCTGGAGGAACTCTGAAGATATGGTAGAGGAAGCCTTTGAAAAGCATAAGGGATATTTTAAAGACAAACGTCAAAGAGAAAGGAGTTTACATTGTTTGATTAATAAAAGATGAATTATAAGTCAGGTGTCCCACCTTTTCGACCATACGAGTTTCCTATGTTATAAGTTGCTCCTTCACGGTCATAGTGTGGATGAGCCGTTGCTGCATTAATGGCAATATATTTCGACCAATCCACCTTTCAAACCACAAATGACATATTAAAACAATCAGTCAGAGCAATCTCATTTCTAATAGAAATTTCTCATTTATGTTATATAACTAATACATAACTAATACCTTTTCTTTTGTTTCCAGGGTTGTAGGGTCAATTCTGCGCATGAAGTTGGTCTCCGTGCTTACGTAAAAATCTCCTTTGTATTTGACAAAGTTCACTCCTGCATTATCAGTTGGCTCTGTTAACCAAAAAAAAGATTGAATATTTAATCAGATTAATCTTAAAgtggacttttttaagatgtaaaataaatatttggtgtccccagaatatgtatgtgaagttctagctcaatataccatatagattatttattataacatgtttaaattgcTACTTTTGTAAGTGTGATAAAAAATGTGCCGTttctgggtgtgtccttttaaatgcaaatgagctgatctctgcacatggcagtgccatggttagattaaggggcggtattatccccttctgacataacaagaggagccaaatttcaatgacctattttttcacatgcttgcagagaatggtttatcaaaactaaaatactgggttgttctttttcacattttttaggttgatagaagaactggggacccaattaaagcacttaaccatgaaaaaaagtcagattttcattatgtgtcccctttaaatagtCATGTTTTGGTGATGACTACACTGTAGTTGCACGTTCTGAACTAATCATCATAAATATTTcttatgtatatattttgttcaaatgctTGATCTGGGGCCCGTTTCAGAAAGGTGGTTAAGTGAAAACTCTGAGTTTGTTAACCCTGAAATAAGGGAAACACTGAGTTTACCGTTTCAAAATGAGAGGAAGGTTAAACCCGAGACAGCGGGGTAAGTCAAGCTTGTTTCAGAAGGAGAGGGTACTTATACTCAGAGTCTGTTTCCGGGGGAACTTACTCTGTGAACCTAACCTGGTCGGGAGCAGGTTTTATTCGGTAAACTCAGAGTTTCTTGTGGTCTCCTCCCCATTTTTAAAGGAGTAGCTGTGTTTAATCTTGTTAGTTGCTTTCATTCATTGCGCACATTTTTAtcatgtacactgtaaaatattttttagctgTATTTAATTTATAATCAAATTGCCAGTGCAAATCATTTTACCTTAGtgctttatacattttataaattacacttaaatttaaacaaaaaaaatgtacacaGTATATTGAAATGACTAGTAAAGCCAATTTGATatacttaaaggcggagtccacgatgtttgaaaaacgctttggaaaaggagacgggccgactaccaaaacacacttatagccaatcaaatcaaatcaaatgccggattgcgtatgtgtggggcgtgtctatcaacagaaggtccagattctattggggtaggggcgtgtttgtttaggtgatttcaaatatcaacattggctttcaaacatcatggactccgcctttaagtgcAGAGACGTCTAGTGACTAAAATTGTAAGTGCTTTTATAGAGGGTCCTGTAGATGATGATGCTGCATTCATTTGTAGAAATGTACATGTTGCAAGAGGATTTTGAGACCCCGAGTGGATTTTTGTCATGCACTCACTCGTCATTATCGCTGGTCTAGTGGGTACTTCTGTGCGCAGCGGTTAGGGCAGATGTACTGTCGGCGATCTGAGTTTGAATCCCGGCACAGCAAatttctgttttattcatgACAAACATTTGTAAAGTTCGTAGCCTTATATGCCAAAGTATTATgcttaatttcatttttagctGAGTTGCTGTCATATTTGTGTCCATGGGAATGCATCTGCATGAAATTGAATATAATAACGTACAGTCCTCAGTTTATTTACTTCTGATATTTTAACTGtgataaaaaattaattgtaCACATTTACTAGAGTAGCAATTTCCAACAACaactcttttctttaaaatatatgctcGTAGTTGCTGTACACTTGCAGTAACACTTTCAGTTTTAGTAGTAAAAAGGATTAAGACCTCTTTGTCACGTGCTGTTGCCATGGTGAATCGTAATATCGGAGCTGATGATGGcttttcattgtggctgtgcacGCGCTTAAATCAGAGTCAACCTACTCAGAGTCGATTGAACTAAGTCGAATCAGCTGTTCTGTAACCGAAAACTCAGAGTTTCCTATCTCAGAGTAAATCAACTCAGAGTTCAAGTTTAAACTCGGAGTTGGTTGAACCTCCTTATTGAAACGGGCCCCTGCAATTGATTCTTACTTGGAATCTGAAAGCGCGAGAAGAACCGCGCAAAGATGTTCTTGCATGGGTCAGGCGTCGCCAAGGTGCCAAATTCAGACACCACAATTCGGTTCTTCTCCAAGTTCTGCACATAAGAATCACTGCGCAGAAATTGGCTGCTGTAGGTCACCTGACCATCTTTAATGTGGAAACGATGCATCAAGGCCATACCATCAAACCAATGGGTGAATCTAAGGAAGAGGAaaggaaaaacaacataataaataaaaacaacacatcacGTGGAAGACTGAGGACCCTCTAGATTTCAAGTTTGCTGTAATAGTCATTTGGTCATCTTACTTGGTTTCACCAAACTCAAATTTTCCAGGCCCGTTTCTGAGGAAGCTGCCATTGATCCAGGATGGTATTTCTCCTTTGATGATTGTACTGATGGGGTCTGGAGTCTCCTCCACAGTGCTCACAAGAGGACGTATAGAATCCAGACCACTGGCAGATGGCTGTTTCTTGTTAGCTGAGagaaaaaacaaaatgttacAAACTGATTTGACAGGAACCAACTGAGGTACCCTTAAGGTGCCCACCAACCTTGAGCACCTTTTCCCAGTTGCCCAGGCACTGCAGTGAATTGCTGCATGTTGCTCCAGGTGTGTTGACAACTTGCTCTGTGAGTATGTGAACTACTGTTGTAAACCTTTTTAGCGAAGACCAGGAGACTTGGATTTTTTTGAGCAGTAGTCTTTATTGCAGAAAGCGATCTTCAAATCAGAGCATAGAGCTCGGGGAGCTGCAGTAACCAAGTCTGACGTACAGTAGGCCTACATTGCATTTGTACACATTTTAGGGGGCAAGCCCCTAAATGGAATACAAAGCACTtatctttaaacaaatcatgTAAATTCAGTCAAGGAATCAGCCGATACCGGGAATTGCTTCAGCACTGATCTCATCAGCATAACAGTGTCATTCAAATGCATAGGTGCGTGCTAATCAAATCATCCTAACATTATCGCCCACACAGTTGTGATTTGAGCTTAGCAATCACTTTTAACTTGGTACCCTTCCCAATGGTCAGGAAGATTATAAAGACAAAAGGTTAATGTCTTAGCCACCTGGGCTGCCTTACTTGATTGTAGAATGTCATACCTCAAGATGTAAAACACAATGTACATCACTTTTTCAGTTTATATACTAGTACACTGGAACCTAGATATAacattttatacatttgtaATCCTACACTACTCACGGGTATGGGTTAATTAAATGTAGAGATCACATTTTGACAATCACAAAGAAATAAACGTCATATCATACTTTACTGTCCAAAAACATGAACTGTGTTTGAAATAGCTCCCTAAGAAGTGGACTCTTTTCTAAAACAGATATTTTAAGTCGTGTCAGAATTTTTATCAAGTGCGCTCATGCCAAAGCATAATGCTGCGTAAAGTACTGTATACAGACCactttcgtgtttgcaaacagagatgacgttttttgtgggcggagccaaactggttgcagaaagtgataTCTCCGCATTAGCGGTGAGAAgcgttttagcattaaaccgtgattgtTATGGATctggtgttctgtcgaagtctgattcccctatgtttccctttagtgcaatgtttcttatagcattttaatcacgttacatttattttttagataaataaaaagtttaaatggcttggctactgatatgcatgtatgttaTGTTTATGTATGGTTCTTTTTtggtctgaatcgctaaagtacatataaagcaatactatcatgtattgtATAAtaacgtttattaaatattccATAATTTTCGTGTTTTCTATTAAATCTTCCCTATATTTATAGCctacgtgtttgttctaaaactattacAAAAGTATTATGTTTACACTATAATTAGAAAGGCCCGTTTATATGTAAATAAAACtttacattgtgtgtgtgtgtgtgtgtgtgtgtgtgtgtgtgtgtgtgtgtgtgggctatatttatatatttattaagttagTAAACATAAtcattttagaacaaacatgAAGACATACgctaagatataaggaaataaaaagaaatagaaaacaaaaaaatatgcaatataaaaatgtgtgatattgctttttcagtatatataaaaaactgtttttctaaataaattataaacataacgtgataaaaacgctataagaaacacatagagggaacagacttcaacagaacaccggatattttctctacttattttctattccaattattaatagatttccagatgatttcagCGCTCCAGTCtctccgtttaagggcttattgcaaacataaacacctacatttatcttcaaatggtgtcttcgacgatggtattcgaaaatgaaagccatcttttttggcattaatattctgacacttaacagcaggGGTGCtgtaaaggggggggggggtaaacaatgacgattctcggggcccacgagtaagagggggcccagagaagcccccaaaattgtggtgctaaaaatatttaatattaaaaattattaacttcattctatttgctgtttcctggtatcaaaaaatgtatttgtttaggAAACACAAACGTCCGTGGGCTCCTTGCCCCGTCTCAATTATTATAAAATGGTTCAGTCCGCCCAAATTGTTTAATCCAGGCAACACAGCTTGACTTCACTTATAGCATCAGCAGAATATCAACTTGACTGACAAGGAAGTGAAAATGCCTCAAAAATCTGGAAGTCAAAAacggaaagagaaaaaaataagaagtgAAAGAGGCAAAGGGTCGACATTATGTTACCCAATTTGcctgcaaaaaaaatcttgaacatttttcttaaacacgaaattcaagaaaaattcaagacaaatttgcttaccccattggcagatttttttggttgttttatgcacaaaatcccttaaatgtaatatttttggtctaaaaactagacttattttcttgggtcgttttgctcatcaagaaaaagcatcttaatttaagaattttttgatatttttactgaaaaataaaaataaaaaaacactaagcattttttttcttgaaaataatttttttgcaatgataAGGGAACTCAATTTTCTCCCCATGTTAGGTCAAGAAAACGctggaaaaaaataacaatacacagttttagttaaacgttcaacactgcaaaaaatgactttcttacttagtatttttgtcttgttttcagtagaaatatctaaaaattcttaaatcaagatgctttgtCTTGATGAGTAaatgagtctagttttaagacaaattaatatacaatttaagtgaaattttccttaaaacaagcaaaatgatctgccaatggggtgagaaaaaaattgtgaaataagaatccttttttcttaaacacttaattcaattaaaattttctcaccccattggtagtaaaaataccataaaagcgcatggttttatgtaaattaatataaaaaaagtctcagctgtgttgggggccctgtcaagattcttttcatggggcccaaaatccttagcagcgcccctgcttaacagcacaacaggacattttctaggGAGTTATCTTGCTCGTTTCACttgtgtctaattcatttccactgtttatctgcaaccacattgcgtgcgcagcttgcagtgacgtaactgtgacgtctactcgaaattggtctatactTTTTTGATGCGCTCTGAACGCAACGACGCAAGATCATGTGCGCAGAGGCGAAtctaggattttcattttatgggggtataataaaaagaataaataaataatatatatattttttgaatacAGTGTAAGGTTAGGTCTATATACAAACAGGGGCAGAGGGGGGTGGCCAAGGCTACTTTATTATGGGGTCCATAGTCCATGAAAGAAAAGGatgtgtaaataaatatttctaGGCTACTGCACTGACTGCATggattacttgcacagatgtaaaCATAATGAAAGGCTGAAACTTTTCTTTTTCtcacatctgatttactgtctgttaatgaaataaAAGATCTAATGCTAACTGCAGTAACCTTCGTAAAAGTTGTTCATGAAATCTAAACTCCATAATAAACATTGAACTTAACACTATAATGATTTTggcaaattaaaaaatatggaTTAATTTTTGTTACGAAGATACAGGAAGCCATAGCATGAGTCAAGAGTGATTTTCCTGAGGCTGAGAATTTTTTTTGGTTGGGGCTGTAAAGCCCCCCTTAAAATGGCTTAACGACACCCTTGCATAAAGTAGGCTCCAGgcatattttgttaaaatacgTACTTTAATATCAGTTTCTTACGAAGGAATTTAAGTTCTGTCTTTAAAAAGCACACCGTACAAGTACTGTTCTGCATTAACAGTTATCACATCAGTGCGCACACTGGcacaatgaaataaataaaattagtaCCAAAAAGTCCAAAACTCTGTCTAGATTAACGTTACATTGGATTCGCCTAAGTTTtgtatttaagttaaataattacgGACCACGATAAACCAAAAACATGGCTTGAAAAATACTGTGCGAATGAAGCGAACTCCAGAAGAGGAGGATGCTCAATCGATTAAACCCTGATTTAAGACCATACTAATTGATTACCGAAAGTCTTACCTGACGCTTCGTGTGCTGCTGGATCCTGTGTTGGTTTAAGCATGACTGCAGTTGTTTTTTTGTAGTGAAACCGTGaggttttattttaaatcacAGAGCTGGTAAAAACAATAGGATGCTGCAAAGACGTTTTGGTAAACACACGACGAGGTGGGTTGAGCTAATATTATAGCCTACGAACAAACTGAACTTTGATCAGAGAAGCGTCACTTGGACGTTTGTGTATGGCAGGGGTGTCCACTCctggccggtgtctctgcagagttttattccaaccctaatcaaacacacccgatccagctaatcaaggtcttactagacagactagatactttgaggcagATGTGTTGAGTGAAGTTTTatctaaactctgcaggacacaggaccgactttggacacccctggtGTATGGGTATTACAGCATGTAGAACTGTTAAAACTGCTTTATTTAGTTTGTGTGATAAAAGCTAgacaaaaatatgtaataatgaGTGATGAGTTTTAAATGTACAATGatgaaacatttaattttatggATTTCACTGAAGGCACTTCAAGAATTATCTAATGATTAAAAGACATTGTAAATGCAGTGTTTTATGTTTTACCACCATTCTAAGTAGTGACAGTctgacagatataaacacatAAAGCCCAATATTAGCAATAAAACACACGTGGGGCTGTGTTTAAAGACTATGCAAACTGTAAGATTAAAAATATAGGAATTTATTACTTGGTCACAACTTGTCACAACCCCCTGCTGATAGTGATCAAAGACTATCGTCACAGCTGTTTATCCAATACAGTGGAGGTTAAAGgtggtcttctgattggtcagtttgatTGTATTATGTTGGGTTTGGACAAGtacagtgggggttaaaggtgaTCTTCTGATCAATTTGAATGTATCAAGTTAGgtttagtcacatggtcaaggGATAGAGGATAAAGATCAAGGTTTTCATGAACTCTGGGCTATTGCCTTTTGCTTTGCCTTTCCTTTTCTTCTTTACCTGAGCTCTGGGGTTCAGGCTATTAGGCCTAGATTCCAGTTCTCAAGTGTGAATCTCTTTCTtctaaactttctttctttctctgttttctatcttatcaggtaatatctcacatacattggaaacagttatttaccatttcatgcatttataatgttaccatttcaattgtaactttaagtcagtactgttattaaaccttttcatttacaagtctgttgtttagttttgatttagtgTTACTTAAACGCTCCATATTGCAATACAATATATTCGTACTCTAGCAATGCTCTCAGACATATTGTGTCCGAAACCCGGGAACGATTGCAGTTTTGTTCTCCTTCCGAAACCTGAGATCCCTTACAAAACAGTGGGCAATCATATAGGGACAATCTAAATTGTACAAAACATTACAGAAATAAATTCATCATTGTGCTTGGTCTTGAAAATCAAACCAAGTCCTATAAAATTTCACAGATTATTAACTCACTttatattatgttttttatgcGATACCAAAATCCTGGCAACTAAAATGTTATTGTCAGCTAAGGTTCCACCATGTTAGGTAAAGTTAAAAGTTTATGGATTGACTCAAACCTATGAATTGCAAACAATGAGAAAGCAGTGCTAAGTACAATGCCACTTTGCTTTTTTTGTAGGTTACTTAAAATGTAGAGCTTTCATTTGCTAAAATATCATGCATTCAAGGAAAATGTCATGAGAAAGCATTTCTAAAGCATATCTAACCTCTATACCACTTTGCTTTGTTTTGTGGGTGCCTTTTATTTATACAACATTGATTCTGTTATGTAGATGCAATTAAAGCCACTTTTGAAAAGTTTTCATGCTAAAGTgtaatttttaacaaatatatCAATCTAATTTTAACATCACATACACAGCATATCAAATGTATTTAGTGGTTTTATGTGATATGCTTTTGCTGAGTTTTGACAGATAAAGCAAACATTTAGGTTATTGGTCAATTCTGCTGCAAACATCAAGTCTCTGAGAACTAGCCATCTGCTGACCAGCCccatttaaaatatacagtTATACCtacattattttcaaatgaaTAATTTATTGTAACTACATGTTTAAAATCACCAAACAACCAACAACATTGTTGCTATAAATTAACGAATGAATAAGTAAATCCCTCCTTACTTTTGCATCATACACTGTATACAGAACATATAAAGTGTGTTTAGCGTTTTTCAACATGATATGCTTTTGCAGAGCAGATAAAGCAAGAATTTAGGTTATGCTACTTAAATTAGTTCTTCGTACATTATAGATATACCTACATTATTTTCAGATCATTCAGCTAAATGCAACTTCATTTTCAGTATCACCACACTGTTGTTATAGGAAACATATACCTtagcagaaaaaaaaaacattgtgtttGGGCTGCGTAGTTTTTAAAATCCTCAATTATAGAGGGCTGAATATGAACACATTCCAATCATTTATGTAATGTGttatatgtaatatattttaGTAAATCTAATAATTTGTGTGAAGGCCATGTGAATGCATTCAAAGTAAGCATCTGTTTAGAAGCTGATAATTTTTTTCCAGGCAGAACTGGTTGTTCTTGTAGCACCTATCAATAGCTAAATTTTGTGTGACTAATGTGACATCACTAATAGAGAGGGTTTAAATGCGGGCAATGCCAATGTTTGGGACTGATGACCCTCGTCACCATGTTCTCACTTATCTTTGCATCAGTGCTCATTGCTAGCGGTAAGAAACCTGCACGCCTGAACAAAACGCCTGCAAAACCCAAGTCGCCTGCAATATAATTATAAcagatattattttattatacattGTTTACACCGTTTATTGTATTGGTTTGATTCAAATAATATTCAAAATGACTAGGGTTAGATCAGGTTGAAATAGACAGTTGCATGTTAGCACAGTATGTACAAAAGCTATAAATGTCTAATTCTAAATTTCTACTGTAGCCTTTGGTTGTGGCCAACCACCCATTGAGCCTGTCACGTCCCGCGTGGTCAATGGAGAGGACGCCAAACCCCACAGCTGGCCTTGGCAGGTATGTTGCATCGCTTTTTCAGTCTTTCTCATTCCCACTTTCCTCTTAGTATCCTAATTTTTACTCATTATGACTTCTTTACTGCTGCTGTCATTCTGTTGCATGCTGCTTTTTACAGTATCTTTAAAAGGATGTGAGctataatacattttatgcatTAATCTCTTTCCATCTGTCTTGTGATCAGATCTCTCTGCAGTATCAGAATGGTGACTCATGGCATCACACATGTGGAGGATCTATTATTGACACCAACTGGGTGATGACTGCTGCTCACTGTATCAGGTATTCAATCCAAGAATTCAATGCAATGTTTATTCATTTACGTAGAGCAGGACTGTAGCTACAGTATATGGATGAAAAATGAGCCCATAAGTGCTAGCTTTGGCCCTGATTTAATGTatgtataataaaatgcaaatgcATTTTATGTATAACCTTTATCCTGGATTTAACCTTCATTGTGTGTCCTGTAGTTCTTCACGGACGTACAGGGTGTTTGTTGGTAAGCATAACCTGGCAGAGGATGAGGCTGGGTCAAAGGCCATCAGTCCAGAGAAGATCATTGTGCATGAAAAATGGAACTCCATATTTGTGGCCCTCGGGTAAGAACTGCTTCAGAGATTGGAGTATATTTTCCTTTGGGACCTTgtgcaatatttttattttgtgaacAGATAGAATCActgaaatgtttaaaattatacAATTAATTAAAATGGCCACTAAACTATATTAAACATGGACAAGACAACAAAACAACTCTGCTTTCCATGGCAACTCatcaaataatttcaaattgtGATTGTGTGCATTCAGAAATGACATTGCCCTGATTAAGCTGTCCGAGCCTTTAACACTAAGTGATAGTGTTCAGCTGGGTTGTATCCCATCTGCAGGCACTGTCCTTCCAAACAACTACACCTGCTATGTTTCAGGCTGGGGAAGACTGTCCAGTAAGtattacatacatacatttatgtGACGAtggtgtatatactgtatactctTAAGTGTGCATCAAACATACTTGAGATATATTAACTACAATATATGTAAAGAATATAAATCCTCTTAAAGCCACTGCACTTTGGTTGTGTCCCAGCTGGAGGACCTCTTCCTGATAAACTGCAACAGGCTCTGATGCCCGTTGTTGACCATAAAACCTGCACTCGTTTTGACTGGTGGGGTCCATCCATCAAAGAAACCATGGTCTGCTCTGGTGGAGATGGTGTTGTTGCTGCCTGCAATGTAAGCAATATTCTTTgtctttttacattttgtgcatCAGGACATATTTTACATGTACATTTTGCAGATCAAAACAGAACACAAATGAGAAAGCTTTTTTTATAATGCTACAGGGTGACTCTGGTGGCCCTCTGAACTGCAAGAACGCTAATGGCATTTGGGAAGTGCACGGTATTGCCAGCTTTGTTTCTGGCCTGGGTTGCAACACTTTGAAGAAACCTACTGTTTTCACCCGTGTGTCCGCTTTCAATGACTGGATTGATAAGGTACACCACACATTTCATTCATAAGTGCTTATGTGAATGCATTAAATGCTGATGTTTAGCTTTAACTGATAAGAGTCTAGCTTAAGCAAATGGTTCTTTATAATCTTTAGCCAGTTTGGTTTTTTTAGCAATTCTCTAGGCTTTGAAAACAGAAAGATGTTTCCATGTGATTAACTAGCTAATACTAAAATATattctttttgtttttctttgattACTGAAGACCATGATGAACAACTAAGACCACACATGCTGCCTTTATTGCTAAGAACGAAAAAATTCCAACACACCATCGAATAAACAAGTGTAAAAGAACAAAATCAAGGCATCTTTTTATTTCTTACTATAAATACCTGAGAATGTTTGAGAATATTGAGAAGACTGTCCTGGCAATATGAaagtatgtgtatgtgtgtcttTACGGGAAACTGTAATGAGAAGTATAAAGAACAATGTTTTGAATTTTGGTAGCATGGTGGTTTGTGAATGataatttttaacatttttaatggcTCCATGGGGG
Coding sequences within it:
- the ela3l gene encoding elastase 3 like, coding for MTLVTMFSLIFASVLIASAFGCGQPPIEPVTSRVVNGEDAKPHSWPWQISLQYQNGDSWHHTCGGSIIDTNWVMTAAHCISSSRTYRVFVGKHNLAEDEAGSKAISPEKIIVHEKWNSIFVALGNDIALIKLSEPLTLSDSVQLGCIPSAGTVLPNNYTCYVSGWGRLSTGGPLPDKLQQALMPVVDHKTCTRFDWWGPSIKETMVCSGGDGVVAACNGDSGGPLNCKNANGIWEVHGIASFVSGLGCNTLKKPTVFTRVSAFNDWIDKTMMNN
- the bco2l gene encoding beta-carotene 15, 15-dioxygenase 2, like; amino-acid sequence: MLKPTQDPAAHEASANKKQPSASGLDSIRPLVSTVEETPDPISTIIKGEIPSWINGSFLRNGPGKFEFGETKFTHWFDGMALMHRFHIKDGQVTYSSQFLRSDSYVQNLEKNRIVVSEFGTLATPDPCKNIFARFFSRFQIPKPTDNAGVNFVKYKGDFYVSTETNFMRRIDPTTLETKEKVDWSKYIAINAATAHPHYDREGATYNIGNSYGRKGFLYHIFRVPPGVGQNDEADLSGAEILCSIPASDPRKPSYYHSFAMSENYIVFIEQPIKLELLKFMLYRIAGKSFNKLMSWNPELETIFHVVNRHTGQLTKTKYYCSAMFTLHQINAYEANGYLIMDMCCGDDGSVIGDLTMENLSQECGEKLDTLYNSLCTTNLPRRYVLPLDVKENDPNDQNLITLQNTTATAVKTETGVFLTHEDLYSDDLLQYGSLEFPQINYTYYNARPYRYFYACGFGHFFGDSLLKMDLEGKKLKVWRHPGMFPSEPMFVPAPDAKDEDDGVVMSVVITPREKKSSFLLVLDAKTFTELGRAEVPVDIPYGTHGLFNEMH